One window from the genome of Chloroflexota bacterium encodes:
- a CDS encoding DUF6125 family protein, protein MPEAVDYSGPFDPKFTHDKLNRETLLKLLKTYNEYMLRIDGFWYLTVMKKWGNDEAFDCDVKVWERAQLWEMKAISAVLNINGDDVATVFKYFQVSPWMHIYTSVMDLRDPNHGLITITHCPTLISLEKEGTGREKLICQELEPKLMGIQAHFFNPKIEVIGIKLPPRTSYSDCCCQWEYKLVR, encoded by the coding sequence ATGCCAGAGGCAGTAGACTATAGCGGCCCATTTGACCCCAAATTCACTCACGACAAGTTAAATAGAGAGACCTTGTTGAAACTACTCAAGACCTACAACGAATACATGCTCAGGATAGATGGCTTCTGGTATCTAACCGTTATGAAGAAATGGGGCAACGATGAGGCGTTTGATTGCGACGTCAAGGTGTGGGAAAGGGCTCAACTCTGGGAGATGAAGGCAATCAGTGCTGTGTTGAATATCAACGGTGATGACGTAGCCACCGTCTTCAAATACTTCCAGGTTTCCCCCTGGATGCACATTTATACCTCCGTAATGGACCTCAGGGATCCAAATCACGGGCTAATCACCATCACTCATTGCCCCACCCTCATCTCTCTCGAAAAAGAGGGGACGGGACGTGAGAAGCTGATATGTCAAGAGCTGGAGCCGAAGCTCATGGGTATCCAGGCACATTTCTTCAACCCGAAGATAGAGGTCATTGGGATTAAACTGCCTCCCAGAACATCCTACAGTGATTGCTGCTGCCAGTGGGAGTACA